From a region of the Castanea sativa cultivar Marrone di Chiusa Pesio chromosome 10, ASM4071231v1 genome:
- the LOC142612222 gene encoding uncharacterized protein LOC142612222: MALKAVIPVEIGLTCLRKEFFDEHSNDDQLKLNLDCLDEVRDQASQRMAKYQQKMAEYYNQKVKLKIFDIGDLVLRRVTLVTKDPTQGKLGPTWEGPYRVVHYSRRGSYHLEDLDGNKLPRPC, translated from the coding sequence ATGGCATTGAAAGCAGTCATCCCAGTTGAAATAGGGCTTACTTGCCTCAGGAAGGAGTTCTTCGATGAGCACAGCAATGACGACCAATTGAAGCTGAACCTAGATTGTTTGGACGAAGTCAGAGACCAAGCTTCTCAAAGAATGGCCAAGTACCAGCAGAAGATGGCCGAGTACTACAACCAGAAAGTAAAGCTCAAAATATTCGACATTGGAGACCTTGTCCTACGAAGAGTGACGCTTGTGACGAAGGATCCAACACAAGGCAAGTTAGGGCCAacatgggaaggaccatacaggGTCGTCCACTACTCTCGACGAGGAAGCTATCACCTGGAAGATCTGGACGGGAACAAATTGCCGCGTccttgttag